The following proteins are co-located in the Gammaproteobacteria bacterium genome:
- a CDS encoding alpha/beta hydrolase: MLAAPLAYVWGRAGADQTLAATGSTTPAGTRRIRRRYVDGRFGQIHVYVAAALEGTSAKTPLMCFHPTAVSGDFFRDFMLEMSRDRLVMAMDTPGYGRSDPPPEPQPMIELAGTAADALDGLGYGAGGRGAVDVIGYHTGCFIASELAVIRPDLVRRLVLPGIPFNVGEQRKEMYDQLAKPSELTEDGAKAMEIWDFWVTGRHPDVSLQRGASHFVDHLQSGPYSWWAYHSVFSYAAEERLPLVRQPVLVPNTHGNLQENSRAAAALIDDVRVVEMPDLTHGVFDVGVDRLSAVSREFLDQ; encoded by the coding sequence ATGCTGGCCGCGCCGCTGGCATACGTCTGGGGGCGGGCGGGCGCCGACCAGACGCTCGCGGCAACCGGATCGACAACGCCGGCAGGCACGCGGCGGATCCGCAGGCGCTACGTGGACGGGCGCTTCGGCCAGATTCACGTTTACGTAGCGGCCGCGCTTGAAGGCACGTCCGCGAAGACACCGCTGATGTGCTTCCATCCGACCGCGGTGTCCGGGGACTTCTTCCGCGACTTCATGCTGGAAATGAGCAGGGACCGGCTGGTCATGGCCATGGACACCCCGGGCTACGGCCGATCGGACCCGCCGCCCGAGCCCCAGCCGATGATCGAACTGGCGGGAACGGCCGCGGACGCGCTCGACGGGCTGGGTTACGGGGCAGGCGGCCGGGGCGCCGTGGACGTGATCGGCTACCACACGGGGTGCTTTATCGCTTCCGAGCTGGCGGTCATCCGCCCGGACCTGGTGCGCCGGCTGGTCTTGCCGGGCATTCCGTTCAATGTGGGCGAGCAGCGAAAGGAAATGTACGACCAGTTGGCCAAACCCAGCGAACTCACGGAAGACGGGGCGAAAGCGATGGAAATCTGGGACTTCTGGGTGACCGGCCGTCACCCGGACGTATCGCTGCAGCGCGGCGCATCGCACTTCGTCGACCACCTGCAATCGGGTCCCTACTCCTGGTGGGCGTATCACAGCGTGTTCAGCTACGCGGCCGAAGAGCGCCTGCCCCTGGTTCGACAGCCGGTGCTGGTGCCCAACACGCACGGGAACCTGCAGGAGAACTCGCGGGCCGCAGCGGCGCTGATCGACGATGTAAGGGTGGTCGAAATGCCCGACCTTACGCACGGGGTGTTCGATGTCGGCGTGGACCGGCTGTCGGCAGTCTCCCGCGAATTTCTGGATCAATGA
- a CDS encoding taurine dioxygenase, translating to MNFERVAKLGAEVSGIELAPDLAQDVIDEIEQGILEHRVLFFRDQELNGEELVEFSRRFGESFVQPALAHKYQELLFLENDKSKPPTLNTFHQDMTGLAQPPALHMLHALVVPDGGGDTMWACNYSAYESLSDEMKRILGSLTCTHTILGYYRPIVSNWENAEEKLREFEEIFPPVTHPLVRTHPKTGRKSLFVNRFFTNFINGFTPQESENLLQFLYKHIETPEFCVRLRWRPGTLAIWDNRCTSHYALADYWPQHRKMQRASVSGDTPF from the coding sequence ATGAACTTTGAGCGAGTGGCAAAACTGGGCGCCGAGGTTTCGGGCATCGAGCTTGCGCCGGACCTTGCACAGGACGTCATCGACGAGATTGAACAAGGAATCCTGGAACACAGAGTTCTGTTTTTCCGGGATCAGGAACTGAACGGAGAAGAACTCGTCGAGTTCTCCCGTCGATTCGGCGAGAGCTTCGTTCAGCCTGCGCTGGCACACAAGTACCAGGAACTGCTGTTTCTGGAAAACGACAAGAGCAAGCCGCCAACGCTCAACACCTTTCACCAGGACATGACCGGCCTGGCGCAACCCCCTGCGCTGCACATGCTGCACGCGCTGGTCGTTCCGGACGGGGGCGGCGACACGATGTGGGCCTGCAACTACAGCGCCTACGAGTCCCTCTCCGACGAAATGAAGCGGATACTGGGCAGCCTGACCTGCACCCACACCATACTCGGGTACTACAGGCCGATCGTAAGCAACTGGGAGAACGCCGAGGAGAAACTGCGCGAGTTCGAGGAGATCTTCCCGCCGGTCACGCATCCGCTGGTGAGGACCCACCCGAAGACCGGCCGCAAATCGCTGTTCGTCAACCGCTTCTTCACCAATTTCATCAACGGTTTCACTCCCCAGGAAAGCGAAAACCTGCTTCAGTTCCTGTACAAGCACATCGAAACGCCCGAATTCTGCGTGCGGCTGCGCTGGCGCCCCGGCACACTGGCGATCTGGGACAACCGCTGCACGTCCCACTACGCGCTGGCCGACTACTGGCCGCAGCACCGCAAGATGCAGCGCGCCTCGGTCTCCGGCGATACCCCCTTCTAG
- a CDS encoding TonB-dependent receptor, which produces MPIQLQPKHTVLSVAVALSVAGAPVAAQEDAGARMLDEIVVTARRVQESLQDVPLAVTALDTREITELGITNFADYVLQLPSVTAGGSGPGQNTIYIRGVASTTPHLTVAGVAGLAPNVAFYLDEQPLAHPGRNLDVYAADLARIEVLSGPQGTLFGASSQAGNVRLITNKPDLSEFYGNAKIGANTISGGDTGASLEVMLNIPVSDNFGLRAVVYNDSKGGWIDNVPGTRDASQSGRFRPEGTVRKNGLPVASHRAGFQAGSDLSGVTFIPADNSAVVDSDINGVDYTGARLSAHWDISGNWRLLVAHTTQDTEADGVFFADPEVGDLEIQRFVDERIEDSIDNTAWTLTAMFDQLEVIYTGAFTDRQSDQIIDYTDYLFVGQYLPYYICDGTVTYPGAAAPSGVCNEPLMFVDSLNALEVTTHEIRFATDQARRWRLQGGVFMSELELRELNDFTYPGSLKAVAWDGITRGYSPNYPLTNPQAAPGHPTLGNAEAGYYTYPGPFPRDVVFRNDIRRTDDQFGVFAALGLDLSDRFALTVGARNYEIEVDFEGSANSSFYNFGQAEDQQRAGANLSAQFRPGNTFGAPDKAIADGTIYRTTLDWRPQPEQLYYVTLSEGFRPGLLNRPGGRMNAAGTFAVPWQLETDEVTNFELGMKSDFLDSTLRLNAALFRVEIDNLQTTIFDPNIVNLFFSDNAADARVTGFEADFSWLPPWSNRLTISGALSFLDSEITRVITPTDDVRLGDELAFAPGSQGNLRARYEWPLLATGLTAHVMPMISWSAESYSDIITINRDRVDGWTMLGLTAGVAGDLWSVTLYGSNLTDERAEVSRSFGFDIQYVTYAQPRTLGVRASMKF; this is translated from the coding sequence ATGCCCATTCAATTACAACCGAAACATACCGTTCTGTCCGTCGCCGTCGCCCTGTCGGTGGCCGGCGCGCCGGTCGCGGCGCAGGAGGATGCCGGCGCACGAATGCTCGATGAGATCGTCGTTACCGCGAGGCGCGTGCAGGAATCGCTGCAGGATGTTCCACTGGCCGTGACCGCCCTGGACACCCGCGAGATCACTGAACTCGGCATCACCAATTTCGCGGACTACGTGCTGCAGTTGCCGAGCGTGACAGCCGGCGGCAGCGGACCGGGCCAGAACACCATCTATATCCGCGGCGTGGCTTCGACAACGCCGCACCTCACGGTCGCAGGCGTGGCTGGGCTGGCGCCCAACGTCGCCTTTTACCTGGACGAGCAGCCGCTGGCGCATCCGGGCCGCAATCTGGACGTCTACGCGGCGGACCTGGCCCGCATCGAAGTGCTCTCGGGTCCCCAGGGCACGTTGTTCGGCGCCAGTTCGCAGGCCGGCAACGTCCGCCTGATCACGAACAAGCCGGACTTGAGCGAGTTCTACGGCAACGCCAAGATTGGCGCGAACACGATCAGCGGCGGCGATACGGGTGCGAGCCTCGAAGTCATGCTGAACATTCCCGTCAGCGACAACTTCGGCTTGCGCGCCGTGGTTTACAACGACAGCAAGGGCGGCTGGATCGACAACGTCCCCGGCACGCGGGACGCCAGCCAGAGCGGACGTTTCAGGCCCGAGGGCACGGTTCGCAAGAACGGCTTGCCGGTCGCTTCGCACCGCGCCGGGTTCCAGGCGGGATCGGATCTCTCGGGCGTGACTTTCATACCCGCCGACAACAGCGCGGTCGTGGACAGCGACATCAACGGCGTCGATTACACCGGCGCCCGGCTCTCCGCCCATTGGGACATCAGCGGCAATTGGCGCCTGCTCGTTGCGCACACGACCCAGGACACGGAGGCGGACGGCGTGTTCTTCGCCGATCCCGAGGTTGGCGATCTCGAAATCCAACGGTTCGTGGACGAGCGCATCGAGGACAGCATCGACAACACGGCGTGGACGCTCACGGCCATGTTCGATCAGCTGGAGGTCATCTATACCGGAGCGTTCACCGACCGGCAGTCCGACCAGATCATCGACTACACCGACTACCTGTTCGTGGGCCAGTACCTGCCGTACTACATCTGCGACGGCACCGTGACCTATCCGGGCGCGGCCGCGCCTTCCGGCGTCTGCAATGAGCCCCTGATGTTCGTGGACAGCCTCAACGCGCTTGAGGTCACGACCCACGAGATCCGCTTCGCGACCGATCAGGCCCGGCGCTGGCGGCTGCAGGGCGGCGTGTTCATGAGCGAACTGGAGCTGCGCGAGCTCAACGACTTCACCTATCCCGGCTCCCTCAAGGCGGTAGCCTGGGACGGGATTACCCGAGGATACTCTCCGAACTATCCGCTCACCAACCCGCAAGCGGCCCCGGGGCACCCGACGCTCGGTAACGCCGAAGCCGGCTATTACACCTATCCGGGACCGTTTCCCCGGGACGTGGTGTTCCGCAACGACATCCGGCGCACCGACGATCAGTTCGGCGTGTTTGCCGCGCTGGGCCTGGACCTGAGCGACCGGTTCGCGCTTACGGTGGGCGCCCGCAACTACGAGATCGAGGTGGATTTCGAAGGCAGCGCCAACTCGTCGTTCTACAATTTCGGCCAGGCTGAAGATCAGCAGCGCGCCGGCGCCAACCTATCGGCGCAATTCCGGCCGGGCAATACCTTCGGCGCGCCCGACAAGGCGATTGCGGACGGCACCATCTACCGGACCACGCTGGACTGGCGGCCGCAGCCCGAGCAACTCTATTACGTCACGCTGTCGGAGGGATTCCGCCCCGGCCTTTTGAACCGTCCGGGCGGCCGGATGAACGCGGCCGGTACCTTCGCCGTGCCCTGGCAGCTTGAAACCGACGAAGTCACGAATTTCGAATTGGGCATGAAGTCCGATTTCCTGGACTCCACCTTGCGCCTCAACGCGGCGCTGTTCCGGGTCGAGATCGACAACCTGCAGACCACGATCTTCGATCCGAATATCGTCAACCTTTTCTTCTCCGACAATGCGGCGGACGCCCGGGTGACCGGCTTCGAAGCGGACTTCAGCTGGCTGCCCCCGTGGTCGAACAGGCTCACGATTTCCGGCGCGCTGTCATTCCTCGACTCGGAGATCACGCGCGTCATTACGCCCACCGACGATGTGCGCCTCGGCGACGAACTCGCGTTCGCTCCCGGATCGCAGGGCAACCTGCGGGCGCGCTACGAGTGGCCTCTGCTGGCCACCGGATTGACAGCGCACGTCATGCCCATGATTTCCTGGTCGGCGGAGTCGTACAGCGACATCATCACGATCAACCGCGACCGGGTCGACGGCTGGACGATGCTCGGTCTGACGGCGGGCGTGGCCGGCGACCTCTGGTCGGTTACGCTTTACGGCAGCAACCTGACCGACGAACGCGCGGAGGTATCGCGCTCGTTCGGGTTCGACATCCAGTACGTCACCTACGCGCAGCCGCGAACCCTGGGCGTACGGGCGAGCATGAAGTTCTGA